Proteins encoded by one window of Mycobacteriales bacterium:
- a CDS encoding aldehyde dehydrogenase family protein, translating to MPERVTASRAPVRKTYKLYIGGAFPRSESARSYVVDSARGGFLANAAQASRKDARDAVVAARKAFGKWSQATAYNRGQVLYRIAEMLEGRRAEFIDAVVAGEGVSARTARSTVDRAIDRWVWYAGWTDKIAQVFGGTNPVAGPYFDFSVPEPTGVVAVVAPQRSSLLGLVSVVAPVVASGNTTVVVASERRPLPAIALAEVLATSDLPGGVINLLTGITTELAPWLASHMDVNAIDLTGADPKQSTDLERRSADNIKRVLRAPAGGEPSWTGDPGVSRLGAFLETKTVWHPMGI from the coding sequence ATGCCTGAGCGCGTCACCGCGAGCCGGGCACCGGTCCGCAAGACCTACAAGCTCTACATCGGTGGGGCCTTCCCCCGATCGGAGTCGGCTCGCTCCTACGTCGTCGACTCCGCGCGCGGCGGGTTCCTCGCCAACGCCGCACAGGCGTCGCGGAAGGACGCCCGCGATGCGGTGGTCGCCGCCCGCAAGGCGTTCGGGAAATGGTCGCAGGCAACGGCGTACAACCGTGGCCAGGTGCTCTACCGGATCGCGGAGATGCTCGAGGGCCGGCGGGCGGAGTTCATCGACGCCGTCGTGGCCGGTGAGGGCGTGTCGGCCCGCACCGCAAGGTCCACCGTGGACCGGGCCATCGACCGCTGGGTGTGGTACGCCGGGTGGACCGACAAGATCGCCCAAGTGTTCGGCGGCACCAACCCGGTCGCCGGGCCGTATTTCGACTTCTCCGTTCCCGAGCCGACCGGAGTCGTGGCGGTGGTGGCGCCGCAGCGCTCGTCGCTGCTCGGCTTGGTGAGCGTCGTCGCGCCCGTGGTCGCCTCCGGCAACACGACCGTCGTGGTGGCCTCGGAGCGCCGGCCGTTGCCGGCGATCGCCTTGGCGGAGGTGCTCGCGACCTCCGACCTGCCGGGCGGCGTCATCAACCTGTTGACCGGCATCACCACCGAGCTCGCACCGTGGTTGGCCTCGCACATGGACGTCAACGCGATCGACCTCACCGGCGCGGATCCGAAGCAGAGTACCGACCTCGAACGACGCTCCGCCGACAACATCAAGCGGGTGCTCCGCGCCCCGGCCGGCGGCGAGCCCAGCTGGACGGGCGATCCGGGTGTCTCGCGACTCGGTGCATTTCTGGAGACCAAGACGGTCTGGCATCCGATGGGCATCTGA